The sequence TTCTGTGTGCAATACCAAAAAATAAACTACTAGAATCTTCTAGTAGTTTATTTTTAAGAGAGGCGATGAGCTTAGACTACTCTTGCTTTACAAATTTAAACTGTTCCTCAGCCCGGTTTTTGTGCATAATCAGAATCAGGTATAATCCGGATCGGAGTTTGTCGCCAACTAACAAGCTCTGTCCTCCACGTAGTTGTTTTTCTTCTAGGATTCTTCCATCCAGACCTATTACCTTTATGTATGCTTGCTGGTAACGGGCAGATAAATACAGCGTTGTCTGATCTGAAGCCGGATTGGGAAAGATTCGGGAGGGTTCCATTTCCAGACTTACCGATTCTGCTGCATTTAGCTGACTAATCCGGGCAGAGGAGCTTGTTTGATTCGCTTCCAAAGAGCCGGTATTAACGGAACTGACACCGGATGATCCGGTCATAAAAGAAATAGTATTGGATACATCTGCTCCTATAGGTGTGATTCCCCGACCCCGGAAGTAGACTGTCAACTGATAAGATGTATTAGGCTGGAGTGGATGAGGCACTGCCCATGCATATACACCTGCCCCTACCTGTTCACTGATTGCTTCTCCCCCACCTCGCAGCACATAAAGAATGTTTTCCAGTGTGCCACACGCCTTATCGGGAAAGGGCTTAACCCTGATTACCGGAGAAAGCGATACTTGGGTTTGATCAGCCAGAGGATAGATAAACTCAGGGGTAGGATTGTCTCTGGCAGGAGTAAAAATGGTAAAGTATTTTTGTTTTAACAGGTGGTTAGTAGTATCATAGGTTTTTACTTCAATCAGATATTGAGTCAAAGGATGAAGCGTATTGAAAAAAGCCAGACTGATATTGCTTACTGCTTCCTGAGCAGTAAGCTTGCCTCCGGCTGATCCGATTAAAGTTCTGGGATCGTTTAAGAAGATATTCACTACCAGACTTCTGGCATCGGAATGATTAGGGTTCACAGTCACACCTGTATAGCGACCACAGATAGGGATTGAATCAGAACCGGGAGCCGGTGAGACCAGAATAGGATCTCCAGCCAGCTGTGACCCTTCCGCTGTCCGAAATGATAGGTGGCTTACCTGATCATAGGGAGAAAAATAATCTGTCTGAAACATAACACTTACATCATAGTCAGTATTAGTATCCAGCATCTTGGGTACTTTCCACTCATAGACGGCTCCATCCAAAGTATCTATCTGCAAATCATTGCCCTTCCAGTCTGCAGGATGGCGATCAAGCAAATAAATAACCCTGCCTAAAGTACCACAGGAGGTATAAGGCTTTAACCGAATGGTTGGAGTTAAGCCAACATCTGTAGCCCCTTGGGCTGGATAGTCAAACAGTGGTTTACTACCACCCGTTGAGCCTGTTGCAAAAATGGTAAAGTACCGCTGTCCGATAAATACACCATTCTGACCAAGTGTTTTGACCTCAATCAGGTACTGCCCATTTTCCAGAAAGTATTTATAGGGATAGGTGGATACTTCCATGTCTTGAGTAGCCTGTTCAGGAGTCGGAATAAGTTTGGTAAAGGTGTAAAGAAGCTGACGAGGATCGTTTTGAAAAACAGAAACATAAATCAGCCGGGCTCTTTTATCATTGGCATTGACAATAAATGTTTTTGAATCAGTACAGGTATTAAATACAGAACGATCCTTTGGGTAAATCAGCTTAGGTGTTGCTGCACAGGTAAGCAAAAACATGCAGGGCAATAGGAGAAGGCCTGCAAGAGAATAGATCTTTTTCATAGAGGATTGCAGTTAAGTGTACCTATCAAAATGAAAACTATTTTATAGAAAAAGTCGGATAAACGGGTAGTTTTCAGACCTTTTCAGGTTGCCCGATTTAATATCATCAAATTGACTATAAGTAAATTGACAGTATGAGAAGTAGCTATGATTGATAATGCTGATTGATTGACATGCTCTGCTCTGTCTGGTTGACAGTAAGCAATCCTTTCAAAAAGGCATCGGGATTAAAGGAGATACTGTCAATGCCATTTTCAATCAGAAAGTGTGTAAACTCAGGCAGATCACTGGGAGCTTGTCCGCAAATTCCGACTGGTTTACCCATTCGGTGAGCAACAGTGATCAGTAGTTCGATCAGTTCCAGAACAGCCGGATCGTTTTCGTTAAATAACTCAGAGGTAGAAGAAGAGTCCCGATCTATACCTAGTGTAAGTTGTGTAAGATCGTTGGAGCCAATGGAAAATCCATCAAAAATCTGAGCAAAGTCTTTGGCAAGCAGAATATTACTTGGAATTTCAGCCATCACATAGACTTGCAGGTTGTTTTTGCCCCGTTCCAGCCCATAGGACTGCATTCGGTCCAATACCTTTTTGCCTTCCTGAATGGTACGGCAAAATGGAATCATTACTTTTACATTGATGAGTCCCATCTGATCTCGTACTTTTTTGATAGCCAGGCATTCGAGGGCAAAACCATCTGTATAGCGCGGATCATAATAACGGGAAGCTCCCCGAAAACCAAGCATAGGATTTTCTTCTATAGGCTCGAAGGTCTTACCTCCTATCAGGTTTGCATATTCATTGGTCTTAAAATCACTCATGCGGACAATCACCAGTTTGGGATAGAAGGCAGCAGCAACAGTTGCTACAGCTTCAGATAGTTTATCGACAAAAAATTGTTTCTTATCTTGGTATCCCCTGGTAGCCTGTTCAATTTGGCTCTTCTCCTTGTCTGAAAGCGAATCAAAATGAGCCAGTGCCATAGGATGAATACCTATCGAATTATTGATTATAAACTCAAGTCGCAGTAAACCTACGCCCTCATTGGGGTAAAGCGACAAACGGAAAGCTTGATCGGGATCTGCCAGAATGAACATGGCTTTGGTTTGTGGTTTATCGATCTGAGAGAGGTTAGTACTTTTTTCTGTCCATTCCAGTGCACCTTCATAGACCTGCCCGTTTTGCTCATCTGTACAAACTACTGTAACCAGGCTACCATCTGCAATGTTCTCGGTTGCATTTGTGGTACCTACCACAGCCAGTGCTCCCATCTCACGGGCAACAATGGCTGCATGGCTTGTCCTTCCTCCACGGTTGGTTACAATAGCAGACACTTTTTTCAAAATCGGATCCCAGTCTGGATTGGTAATATCTGTGATCAGAATATCTCCAGCTTTCAACTCCCTTACCGCGGCATCCTGTGGAGAGTCAATAATACGGGCAGTTCCACTGATAATCCGATTTCCGATACTTTTTCCATTTGCCAGTAGCTTGCCCTTCTGTTTGAGAGTATATTCTGTTAATATTAACTGTTGTTTCTGCTGACTAAAAACAGTTTCAGGTCTGGCTTGTACAATATATATCTTTCCATCCAATCCATCTTTTGCCCATTCAATATCCATAGGATGACCGTAATGATTTTCAATAATCTGACCCCAGACTGCCAGTTGTTTGATTTCCTGATCACTAAGCACAAACATATTTCTTTTCTCTACAGGCGTTTCAATATTGACAACTGAACTTTCTATTTGTTGTTCAGCCTCTGACCCTGTATGTAGCTCACTACCATCATGTAGCTCAGCAGATTGATTCTGAGCATAGATCATAGTAATGGATTTAGAACCAAGTTTTTTAGAGAGAATGGCCTGTTTGTTTTGCTCAAGAGTGGGTTTGAATACCATAAATTCATCCGGATTGACTGCTCCCTGCACGATATTTTCGCCCAAGCCCCAGCAACCTGTAATCAGAATAACATCCCTGAAGCCTGAATCCGGCTCAAGGGTAAAACAAACTCCCGAACTGGAAAGATCAGATCGGACCATCTTTTGTATCCCTATTGACAGAGCAACCTTCATCGAATCAAA is a genomic window of Xanthocytophaga agilis containing:
- a CDS encoding T9SS type A sorting domain-containing protein, translated to MKKIYSLAGLLLLPCMFLLTCAATPKLIYPKDRSVFNTCTDSKTFIVNANDKRARLIYVSVFQNDPRQLLYTFTKLIPTPEQATQDMEVSTYPYKYFLENGQYLIEVKTLGQNGVFIGQRYFTIFATGSTGGSKPLFDYPAQGATDVGLTPTIRLKPYTSCGTLGRVIYLLDRHPADWKGNDLQIDTLDGAVYEWKVPKMLDTNTDYDVSVMFQTDYFSPYDQVSHLSFRTAEGSQLAGDPILVSPAPGSDSIPICGRYTGVTVNPNHSDARSLVVNIFLNDPRTLIGSAGGKLTAQEAVSNISLAFFNTLHPLTQYLIEVKTYDTTNHLLKQKYFTIFTPARDNPTPEFIYPLADQTQVSLSPVIRVKPFPDKACGTLENILYVLRGGGEAISEQVGAGVYAWAVPHPLQPNTSYQLTVYFRGRGITPIGADVSNTISFMTGSSGVSSVNTGSLEANQTSSSARISQLNAAESVSLEMEPSRIFPNPASDQTTLYLSARYQQAYIKVIGLDGRILEEKQLRGGQSLLVGDKLRSGLYLILIMHKNRAEEQFKFVKQE
- the ppsA gene encoding phosphoenolpyruvate synthase — its product is METALVTTYILPFQNITISQISQVGGKNAALGEMFTALAGKGVLVPDGFATTTQAYYDFLEYNHLYEKIHQALTQLDTNEYSNLAQTGEYIRNLILSGQLPPSLQSEIRIAFRNLQGKYTHPIQVAVRSSATAEDLPHASFAGQHESFLNITDEEQLLRSCLRCYASLFKDRAIKYRYDHGFDSMKVALSIGIQKMVRSDLSSSGVCFTLEPDSGFRDVILITGCWGLGENIVQGAVNPDEFMVFKPTLEQNKQAILSKKLGSKSITMIYAQNQSAELHDGSELHTGSEAEQQIESSVVNIETPVEKRNMFVLSDQEIKQLAVWGQIIENHYGHPMDIEWAKDGLDGKIYIVQARPETVFSQQKQQLILTEYTLKQKGKLLANGKSIGNRIISGTARIIDSPQDAAVRELKAGDILITDITNPDWDPILKKVSAIVTNRGGRTSHAAIVAREMGALAVVGTTNATENIADGSLVTVVCTDEQNGQVYEGALEWTEKSTNLSQIDKPQTKAMFILADPDQAFRLSLYPNEGVGLLRLEFIINNSIGIHPMALAHFDSLSDKEKSQIEQATRGYQDKKQFFVDKLSEAVATVAAAFYPKLVIVRMSDFKTNEYANLIGGKTFEPIEENPMLGFRGASRYYDPRYTDGFALECLAIKKVRDQMGLINVKVMIPFCRTIQEGKKVLDRMQSYGLERGKNNLQVYVMAEIPSNILLAKDFAQIFDGFSIGSNDLTQLTLGIDRDSSSTSELFNENDPAVLELIELLITVAHRMGKPVGICGQAPSDLPEFTHFLIENGIDSISFNPDAFLKGLLTVNQTEQSMSINQHYQS